CGGGTCTCGGATACGCCGGAGTTGCGTGGTACGGCTCGGTTCCCTCAGCGGTGTCGTGGAACTGCGGCTCAGTGAGCCACGACACGCGCCATGGAACCGTGGCGCGGTTGCACCGGAACACCGCGAGCGGGTTCCGCTGCGGCCCTGCCACCGGCCGCGGCCGGACGGCCGGGTGCCGGAGCGGGGCTACGGCGTGGCTGTGCCGCCACACCGTTCTGGACGTCCATCACGGCGTGCGCGACGAGACCGCCCATGGGGTCGTGCCTGATCAGATCCCGCAGCCGGGACCTCGAGGACCTGCCCTCGTTGCCCGGATACAGGTGCTTGCCGAGGCCGACCGCGTGGGCCAGGGCGGCCAGCGCCGCGGTCCGCGGGTCCGGCGGTACGCCGGTGCGGATCGCCGAGTCCAGTCGGGCTCTGATCTCCCGGCTGATGGCGTTGTCCGTCGCCTGATAGCGAGTCGTCGGCAACACCCCGCACATCTGACCGGCGACGGCATGCACCATGCCGCACCGCTCGAGATGCGAGAGGTAGGTCTGGCGCAGCCCCAGCCGGGGTCCGCCAATCCAGTTCACCGCCCGCACGGGAGCGCCACGCCTTCGCAGCAACTCCAACGCGCAGTCCAAAGTCGGATCTCCAGTCGGCCGTGGGGCTACCACGGCGATACGATCCCCGTCAGGGGCTATCCGTCCGGCCAGCGCCAGCTCCACTAGCTGCGCTCCGGCCAGACCGAGGTCGAGCGACTGCGGCTGTGCGGTGGTACCCGTGGTCGGGTCCAACGCCAGCAGCAGAAGCTCCTCCGGAAGTGTTCTGCGGCTCCTGCCCATCCATGCCTCCCCGCGTGGATGAAAGACAGGGTGACCCCTCTCACATTGGTCTGTCGAGGGTGCGTGACCTGTTTGTAGTGGAACCGGTAGGTATGTCGTTCTCGTCTACCGCAGGAGCCAAGCCCTCACACAGGACACTGGTACATGGTTCGGACAGTGCGGTGGACCGTGATCCCGGGCAGGCGATCGGATAAAGCTTCAAGGATCCCCGGGTTCCCGGATCCACGCGTTCACGGTTTAGGAGGCATCGGTGGCGGGCGAGTCCCCCGACAGGTCGAAGCAGCGCGAGTCGTCGGCAGAACCGACGTCGGGGAGCGCGGGTCCGGTTCCCGAGGCCAGGACCGAGGCCCGCGATCCGCGGCTCGCGGTCGCCCGGGACTCCACCGAGAGCACCGCTTCCGGCACGGAGTCCCGCGGCGCCGGCAGCGTGGACACGGCGACGCGAGTGTTCTCGGTACGCGACGTGGCAAAGGCGAGGGAGTCCGCGGCACGGGCGGGGGAGGTTGGTGCCGGGGCTTCGGGGGCTTCCGGGGCTTCCGGGGCTTCTGAGGCTTCCGAGGCTGGGCGGGCTGAGGCGCGAGGTTCCGGGGCGGCCGGGGCTGGGCGGGCTGAGGCGCGGGGCTCTGGGGCATCCGGGGTATCCGAGGCTGAGCGGGCTGCGACGCGGGGCTCCGGGGCATCCGAGGCTTCCGAGGCTGAGCGGGCTGCGACGCGGGGCTCCGGGGCATCCGAGGGCAAGCGGGCTGAGACGCGGGGGGCCGGGGCATCCGGGGTATCCGAGGCTGAGGCGCGGGGTTCCGGGGCGGCCGAGGGTGAGCGGGCTGAGGCGCGGGGTTCCGGGGCGGAGGACTCGGAGGCTCGGGAGCCCGCTGCCGAGGACGCCGAGATGCCGGAGACTCAGGGCTCCGAGACCGAGGGCGAGACCGAAACCGAGGGCGCCGCGGCTGCGGAGGCTCAGGGTGCCGGGCCGGACACGGGCGGCGACGCGCGGCTGCGGGCCGCGGTGGCGGCGTGGGTCCGCTCGGGCGACGGAACGCCGGGGGCGACGGACGCCGGGGCCGATGCGGAGTCGGACGCAGAGAAGGCCGCCGAGTCGGACGCAGCGTCCGACGCCGGAGGCGACGCCGATGCCGATGCCGAGGACGCGGCTGTGGAGGCCGGTGGCGACGCCGAGGCGGCGGAGGGGCCCGAGGGTGCCTCGAAGGCCCTCGACGCGCCTGAGGCGGACGCTGAGGCCGCCGGCGCGGGTGAGCGGACGGACGGGGCCCCGAAGGCCGACGCTGCCGCCGAGACGGGGCGGGAGGCCGAATCCGGGTCACGGGCCGACGCCACCACCACGTCCGCCGAGCGAGGCACCGACGAGCCCGCTGACGCACCGAGGGACAAGCCGGCCACCATCAGCACCGGCGCCGCCCCCAAGGCCGACGAGCCGCGCGACGCTCAGGACACCCCCGAGCCCGCCGACAAGCCCGCCGCCGCGACCCCGAAGCCCGACCCGCGAGCCGCGGCTTCCACCGACGCGCCTGAGGCCGCCGAAGGCGACAAGGCCCCGCAGGGGTCATCCGCGCCCGGCGACGCAGGCCGCGCCACCGACCCCACCGACGCCCCTCAAGCCGCCGAAGGCGAGAAGGCCCCGCAGGGAGCACCCGCACCCGGCGACGCAAGTCGCGCCACCGACCGCACCGACGCTTCTCCCCCCGCCGGCACGCCTCAAGCCGCCGAAGGCGACAAGGCCCCGCAGGGGTCATCCGCGCCCGGCGACGTAGGCCGCGCCACCGGCCCCACCGACCCCACCGACGCCCCTCAAGCCGCCGAAGGCGAGAAGGCCCCGCAGGGAGCAGCCGCGCCCGGCGACGCAAGTCGCGCCACCGACCCCACCGACGCCCCTCAGCCCACCGGCGTCTCTCAGCCCACCGACACGCCTCAAGCCGCCGACGGTGACAAGGCCCCACAAGGGCCACCCGCACCCGGCGACGAGAGTCGCACGGGTGGTGCGGGTGGGAAGCAGGGCGAGGCCGATGGCGTAGCCGAGGCCGGGCGGCAGGTGGATCAGCCGACCACCATGCTCAAGCTCCCCCGGGCCACCCCCGCCGCAGAGCGCACCAGCAAGTTCGTCGCGCTCAAGCCCGACGTCACCACCCCCGTCCCCGTCCCGGTCCCCGTCCCCCACGTCGGCCCCGAGCGCACCACCCAGCAGCCCCTCCCGCCGAAGCCCCCGCTGGACCTGCTGGCCGAGCTCACCAACACCCCGCGGCCCCCGGAGACCCCCCTCCGCACCACCGTCCGCCGCGTGAAGATCTGGACGCCCCTCGTCCTCCTCCTCGCGGTCATCTTTGCGGTCGTACAGTCCGTACGCCCGCTGCCCACCCCCACCCTCCAGCTCACCGCCGAGGACAGCTACTCCTTCGACGGCAGCAAGGTGGACATCCCCTGGCCCGCCGACGGCCAGGGCGCCCTCGACGTCCAGGGCATCGGTTCCTTCGGCTCCTCCGGCGACCAGAAGCCCGTGCCGATCGCGAGCGTCGCCAAGGTCATGACGGCGTACCTCGTGCTGCGCGACCACCCGCTCAAGAGCGGCGCCAAGGGCCCGAACATCAAGATCGACCAGACCGCTCAGGACGAGGGCGCCGCCAAGAGCGACGAGTCCAAGGTCTCCGTCACCGCCGGCGACGCCCTCTCCCAGCGGGAGGCGCTGGAGAGCATCCTCATCGCGTCCGCGAACAACATCGCCCGTCTCCTCGCCCGCTGGGACGCTGGTTCCGAGAAGGCCTTCGTCGAGAAGATGAACGACGCCGCCGAGGACCTCGGGATGACGAACACGACGTACACCGACCCCTCCGGGCTGAACAACACCACCGTCTCCACCGCCGTGGACCAGGTGAAGCTCGCCAAGAAGGCGATGGAGTACCCGGCCTTCCGCGAGGTCGCCGCGATGATGTCGTACGACGACTACAAGGGTCAGAACCACCCCAACTGGAACCAGCTCGTCGGCAAGAACGACGTCGTCGGCATCAAGACCGGCACCACCACCTCCGCCCTCGGCAACCTCGTCTTCGCGGCGAAGAAGGAGGTGAACGGCGAGACCCGCACCATCGTCGGTGCGGTGCTGCGCCAGCCGGCCGGTGGCCTCGACAACACCATCCTCAGCGCCGCCCTCACCGCGGGCGATCAGCTGATCCGGGCCGCCCAGGGCGCCCTGGAGTCCGCGACGATCATCAAGAAGGGCGAGGTCGTCGGGTACGTGGACGACGGGCTCGGCGGGCACACTCCCGTCGTCGCGACCAAGGACGTCACCGCCGTCGGCTGGTCCGGGCTGACCGTGAAGCTGACGTTCGCCGCCGATGACGTACCGCACACCGCGAAGGCCGGCACCAAGGTCGGCACGCTCACGGTCGGTGACGCCTCGGCCGGTGCCGTGGCGGTCCCGGTCGCGCTCCAGACGGATCTCGCCGAACCGGGCTTCACGGACAAGCTGACCCGCCTGGGCTGATCGACGGCCGAAGAGCCGGTCCCTGCCCCGCCGCCGACGCCCCCGCCCGGGGGCCCGGCGGCGGGCTGCGTGCTAGCGTCACGAATCGGGGCAGGTCGCCGGTCGCGCACAACGCGACCGTGAACGAGGCCGGAACATCACACGGCCGGGAAAAGAAGACGGGACACGGGGAGTTGCCTTCAGGTGGCCACTGCGGAGCCGACACGCGCAGACGACGCCGATCCGGGCTCGGACATGAGCCCGCGAATACGCGTGCCCGCACCGCGCACAGAGAGCACGGGCGACAGCAGCAGAGAGCGCGGCAGCAGCGAGAGCAGCAGCAGCGAGAGCAGCGGCAGCCAGAGCAGCAGCGGCGAGCTCGGCAGCGGCGGCGACAGCCGTCGTACCGACACGTCACCCAAGCCTGAGCCGTCGCCTCCGGTGCCCTCCCGCTCCCTCACCGCGTTCCTCGCCCTGCGCGAGCGGCTGCTGCGGCACCCCGTTCTCTCGCTCACCGCCCTGTCCGGCGGCCTCCACATCATGTGGTTCTTCGTGTTCGCGAACAGCGGCGGCGACCTCGCCGCCCAGGACGCCTGGGCGGAGTTCGTCGGACGGCACCCGGACTCGGCGTACAACCTCGCCTGGTACGGCGGCATGCACCCGGTGTCGTACAGCGTGGTCTCGCCGTATCTGATGTCGGTCCTCGGTGTCCGTACGACGATGATGATCGCCGGCACCGTCTCGGCCGGGCTGCTCACGCTGATCCTGCTGCGCAGCCGGTCCGTGAAGAACCCGCTGTGGGCCTCGCTCGCGGGCGTCGTCGCCTTCTTCTGCAACGCCGTCTCGGGGCGCGTGACCTTCGGCCTCGGCACGATGTTCGCGCTCGGCGCGGTCGCCGTCGTGTTCTGCTGGCCGTACCGCTGGCGCTACAAGCGGTGGGCGAAGGCGCTGTGCGCCGCGCCGCTGGCCGCGCTCGCCACGATGGCCTCGCCGGTCGCGGGCCTGTTCGTGGGCCTGGTCGCGGCGGCGCTGTTCCTGCAGAAGCGGCGGCCCGGCGCCTGGGCGCTGGGCATCGCGCCGACCGTGGTGGTCGCGGTGTCGGCGTGGCTGTTCCCGTTCTCCGGCACCCAGCCGATGATCTTCGGTTCGGTGATCCTGCCGTTCATCTACGGCGCGCTCGTCTACTTCCTCGTCCCCAAGGGGTGGAAGACGGTCCGGCTGACGGCCGCGGTGTACGCGCTCGCCGTCGTCCTCGTCTGGCTGATCAGCTCCCAGATCGGCTCCAACATCTCCCGGCTGCCCATGCTG
This DNA window, taken from Streptomyces sp. NBC_00663, encodes the following:
- a CDS encoding GOLPH3/VPS74 family protein, which encodes MGRSRRTLPEELLLLALDPTTGTTAQPQSLDLGLAGAQLVELALAGRIAPDGDRIAVVAPRPTGDPTLDCALELLRRRGAPVRAVNWIGGPRLGLRQTYLSHLERCGMVHAVAGQMCGVLPTTRYQATDNAISREIRARLDSAIRTGVPPDPRTAALAALAHAVGLGKHLYPGNEGRSSRSRLRDLIRHDPMGGLVAHAVMDVQNGVAAQPRRSPAPAPGRPAAAGGRAAAEPARGVPVQPRHGSMARVVAH
- a CDS encoding D-alanyl-D-alanine carboxypeptidase; its protein translation is MPETQGSETEGETETEGAAAAEAQGAGPDTGGDARLRAAVAAWVRSGDGTPGATDAGADAESDAEKAAESDAASDAGGDADADAEDAAVEAGGDAEAAEGPEGASKALDAPEADAEAAGAGERTDGAPKADAAAETGREAESGSRADATTTSAERGTDEPADAPRDKPATISTGAAPKADEPRDAQDTPEPADKPAAATPKPDPRAAASTDAPEAAEGDKAPQGSSAPGDAGRATDPTDAPQAAEGEKAPQGAPAPGDASRATDRTDASPPAGTPQAAEGDKAPQGSSAPGDVGRATGPTDPTDAPQAAEGEKAPQGAAAPGDASRATDPTDAPQPTGVSQPTDTPQAADGDKAPQGPPAPGDESRTGGAGGKQGEADGVAEAGRQVDQPTTMLKLPRATPAAERTSKFVALKPDVTTPVPVPVPVPHVGPERTTQQPLPPKPPLDLLAELTNTPRPPETPLRTTVRRVKIWTPLVLLLAVIFAVVQSVRPLPTPTLQLTAEDSYSFDGSKVDIPWPADGQGALDVQGIGSFGSSGDQKPVPIASVAKVMTAYLVLRDHPLKSGAKGPNIKIDQTAQDEGAAKSDESKVSVTAGDALSQREALESILIASANNIARLLARWDAGSEKAFVEKMNDAAEDLGMTNTTYTDPSGLNNTTVSTAVDQVKLAKKAMEYPAFREVAAMMSYDDYKGQNHPNWNQLVGKNDVVGIKTGTTTSALGNLVFAAKKEVNGETRTIVGAVLRQPAGGLDNTILSAALTAGDQLIRAAQGALESATIIKKGEVVGYVDDGLGGHTPVVATKDVTAVGWSGLTVKLTFAADDVPHTAKAGTKVGTLTVGDASAGAVAVPVALQTDLAEPGFTDKLTRLG
- a CDS encoding MFS transporter; translation: MATAEPTRADDADPGSDMSPRIRVPAPRTESTGDSSRERGSSESSSSESSGSQSSSGELGSGGDSRRTDTSPKPEPSPPVPSRSLTAFLALRERLLRHPVLSLTALSGGLHIMWFFVFANSGGDLAAQDAWAEFVGRHPDSAYNLAWYGGMHPVSYSVVSPYLMSVLGVRTTMMIAGTVSAGLLTLILLRSRSVKNPLWASLAGVVAFFCNAVSGRVTFGLGTMFALGAVAVVFCWPYRWRYKRWAKALCAAPLAALATMASPVAGLFVGLVAAALFLQKRRPGAWALGIAPTVVVAVSAWLFPFSGTQPMIFGSVILPFIYGALVYFLVPKGWKTVRLTAAVYALAVVLVWLISSQIGSNISRLPMLFAGTVLVAALPFTVPRSRKWYAIVLAIAGFGGWIGFKSVDDVLNTTPAASWARELAPLVNELQEVGAEKGRVEVVPARSHREASALAPYVNLARGWNRQADMERNPLFYDDTLNSANYHEWVKRWAVHFVVVSKDEPDGDGAKRERDLVQRGMPYLKQVWGDANWQLFKVTDPTPLAEPNAVVDRAEQGEMTLQVKKAGRILIRIPYSPWLSVVDADGKSLEPPKETQASKDRADGEPKTYDNVNGCLMETEEDAQGDKWTELLAPKAGTYHLAAPYQLPRGTPCPDELK